A window of Acidimicrobiales bacterium genomic DNA:
GGCCGACGGGATGGCGACGTCGCTGGCCGCCGGCGTGGCCGCCGCCGCCGACGCCGGGCACGACGCCGTCGTCGTCGGCCTCGGCGACCAGCCGGGGGTGACGGCCGACGCGTGGCGGGCGGTGGCCGCCGCGCACGCGCCGATCGCGGTCGCCACCTACGGCGGGCGGCGGGGCCACCCGGTCCGCCTCGCCGCGGCCACGTGGGCCGCGCTGCCGGCCGCCGGGGACCAGGGGGCGAGGGCGCTCATGGCGTCCGGGGCCTTCCCGGTCGAGGAGGTACCGTGCCGGGGCGACGCGCAGGACGTCGACACCGTGGAGGACCTCCGGGCATGGAGCTGACCAACGAGTTCACCGTCGGGGTGCCGGTCGAGCAGGCGTGGTCGGTC
This region includes:
- a CDS encoding NTP transferase domain-containing protein, with the translated sequence MTTAAVVLAAGAGTRFAGPVHKLLADAGGRPVVARAVAAAVGAGLDEVVVVTGAADLSAVLPAGVRVVHNPRWADGMATSLAAGVAAAADAGHDAVVVGLGDQPGVTADAWRAVAAAHAPIAVATYGGRRGHPVRLAAATWAALPAAGDQGARALMASGAFPVEEVPCRGDAQDVDTVEDLRAWS